A single genomic interval of Metasolibacillus fluoroglycofenilyticus harbors:
- a CDS encoding RNA polymerase sigma factor: MDELYNKQLQEKLLAIYKTLLTMGARKEDAEDIVQETAIQFIQYIDGISPNDASAWLYKVAIHKYYDLIKKSKSQQKYIISFQLDDLLEHSTPEIVVIRQELQQEIIAQLATLSDKEAQLILLKYSADLSLKDIATLFNTTDKTVKTQLARAKSKLKLRLQEVYNGGKINF; the protein is encoded by the coding sequence ATGGATGAGTTATATAATAAACAATTGCAGGAAAAGCTGCTCGCAATTTATAAAACATTACTGACAATGGGAGCTAGGAAAGAGGACGCAGAAGATATCGTACAAGAAACAGCGATTCAATTTATTCAATATATTGATGGCATCTCCCCGAATGATGCAAGTGCTTGGCTGTATAAAGTAGCGATTCACAAATATTATGACCTAATAAAAAAGTCAAAATCACAGCAAAAATACATTATTTCATTTCAACTAGACGATTTACTAGAGCATAGCACACCAGAAATCGTTGTAATACGACAGGAGCTTCAGCAAGAAATTATTGCCCAGCTCGCTACCTTATCCGATAAGGAGGCACAGCTTATTTTACTAAAATATAGTGCTGACCTCTCATTAAAAGATATTGCTACGCTGTTTAACACAACAGATAAAACAGTGAAAACGCAGCTAGCGCGGGCAAAAAGCAAATTAAAACTACGATTACAGGAGGTATACAATGGAGGAAAAATCAATTTTTGA
- a CDS encoding precorrin-2 dehydrogenase/sirohydrochlorin ferrochelatase family protein yields MAYFPALLNIDYKKVVIVGGGKVATQKVRALLPTKAIIHIISPNLTEELLTYAQNGYVRWHEKMFEANDLEDAVLIFAATDNEKVNNAIEEATEQWQHLSRADAKGRVDFINPAVIRRGDLVLTVSTSGASPGLTKKLKVELEQQFDDSYAQYIEFLKHCRKQILSNIKDASAKRDALKETLRPEVLEWLTAGDKARCEAFLQSLLNDKK; encoded by the coding sequence ATGGCTTATTTTCCAGCGTTATTAAATATTGATTATAAAAAAGTCGTCATTGTTGGTGGAGGAAAGGTAGCAACACAAAAAGTACGGGCATTATTACCAACGAAAGCAATCATACATATTATTAGTCCAAATCTTACAGAGGAGCTACTGACGTATGCCCAAAATGGGTATGTGAGATGGCATGAAAAGATGTTTGAGGCAAATGATTTAGAAGATGCGGTGCTCATTTTTGCAGCGACGGATAATGAAAAGGTTAACAATGCTATTGAAGAGGCAACAGAGCAGTGGCAGCATTTGTCGCGAGCAGATGCGAAGGGACGAGTAGATTTTATTAATCCAGCCGTTATAAGACGCGGTGATTTGGTCTTAACAGTTTCTACTTCAGGTGCTAGCCCGGGTCTTACAAAAAAACTGAAGGTAGAATTGGAGCAGCAGTTTGATGATTCCTATGCACAGTATATCGAGTTTTTAAAGCATTGCCGAAAGCAAATTTTAAGCAATATCAAGGATGCTTCAGCAAAGCGTGATGCATTAAAGGAAACGCTGCGACCAGAAGTGTTGGAATGGCTAACAGCAGGAGATAAAGCGCGATGCGAGGCATTTTTACAAAGTTTATTAAACGATAAAAAGTAA
- a CDS encoding mechanosensitive ion channel family protein: protein MFATFHQFFLDLQNVTLPSIGAAIALLFAGIVVQQYIIKPFIKWSGQLFEKRGKEFEARVITQFSSAIRFAFVICIIFISASIILDKWLITHPKTTNLFWSFMLFFMFKGIADVISHYIEHPQSVYAQQKPEQQHILMPFFLRIGKVTIYVVALFAIASLWNFNVNGFLTGIGLTGVAIAFGIRDTLGHFFGGMSVALDKPFQIGDWVATEDQKIEGIVEDVNLRSTVIQTGDKGLVYIPNAYLANRPIYNLSKRQKRKCEYYLYVSTANSEAILREVCEHLQQQIYLHKDTEKEVIHVYVDELRPTSYRILVRFFVATNDGGQMQAVKQDILFATQQIFEQAGIEYAEDELWIQM, encoded by the coding sequence ATGTTTGCAACATTTCATCAGTTTTTTCTTGATTTGCAAAATGTCACATTACCAAGTATCGGCGCTGCCATCGCTTTATTATTTGCTGGTATAGTTGTTCAGCAATATATAATTAAGCCTTTTATTAAATGGTCAGGGCAATTGTTTGAAAAGCGTGGTAAAGAATTTGAAGCGAGAGTTATTACGCAGTTTAGCAGTGCTATTCGATTTGCTTTTGTCATCTGCATTATTTTTATAAGTGCCTCTATTATTTTAGATAAATGGCTAATTACACATCCGAAAACAACAAATCTATTTTGGTCATTTATGCTGTTTTTCATGTTTAAGGGAATTGCTGATGTCATTTCTCATTATATTGAGCATCCACAAAGTGTCTATGCACAGCAAAAGCCAGAGCAACAGCATATTTTAATGCCATTTTTCCTACGTATTGGCAAAGTAACGATTTATGTCGTTGCGCTCTTTGCAATTGCTTCACTATGGAATTTCAATGTGAACGGCTTTTTAACAGGGATTGGGTTGACGGGGGTAGCGATTGCCTTCGGTATTCGTGATACGCTCGGTCATTTTTTCGGAGGCATGTCCGTCGCACTTGATAAACCATTTCAAATCGGTGATTGGGTAGCGACAGAGGACCAGAAAATTGAGGGCATCGTGGAAGATGTTAATTTAAGAAGTACGGTTATTCAAACAGGAGATAAGGGGCTAGTATATATTCCAAATGCCTATTTAGCCAATCGTCCTATTTACAATTTATCAAAGCGGCAGAAGCGCAAATGCGAATATTATTTATACGTATCTACTGCAAATAGTGAAGCGATTTTGCGTGAAGTATGTGAGCATTTACAGCAGCAAATTTATTTACATAAAGATACGGAAAAGGAAGTTATCCATGTTTATGTGGATGAGCTACGACCGACATCCTACCGCATACTCGTACGCTTTTTCGTGGCGACAAATGACGGGGGACAGATGCAAGCAGTGAAGCAGGATATTTTATTCGCAACACAGCAAATTTTCGAGCAGGCAGGAATAGAGTATGCAGAGGATGAGCTTTGGATACAAATGTGA
- a CDS encoding DUF4362 domain-containing protein: protein MKWLVFVVACSCVLVGCAAQQGVISNSGYDFFAEDVVSKTRNGIDNIERFYAFFANVQSGEYDQVRIVEHTIEGDPIYVDVRHSNDEINVKIDYSEDTYGNGEVIKATCNQLNAIEVGSRTDYYVSDCSDDEQYIIFSDY from the coding sequence ATGAAGTGGTTAGTATTTGTGGTGGCTTGTAGTTGTGTGCTTGTGGGATGTGCGGCGCAGCAAGGGGTCATTTCGAATAGTGGGTATGACTTTTTTGCGGAGGATGTTGTTTCAAAGACGCGAAATGGTATTGATAATATTGAGCGTTTTTATGCATTTTTTGCAAATGTGCAGAGCGGAGAGTATGACCAAGTGAGAATTGTTGAGCATACTATCGAGGGTGACCCGATTTATGTGGATGTTCGGCACAGCAATGATGAAATCAATGTGAAAATTGATTATTCAGAGGATACATATGGCAATGGGGAAGTTATCAAAGCGACTTGTAATCAGCTCAACGCGATTGAGGTGGGCAGTCGGACGGATTATTATGTAAGTGATTGCTCGGATGATGAGCAGTATATTATTTTTTCAGATTATTAA
- a CDS encoding ABC transporter permease, with product MSNLLNNIPKIQVAGAVEKTMDWLTSTFSGLFKIIQESGKSVMESVTALLTAVPPVLFILLVAILAFFATRKKFGLPIFSIIGLLFIYNQGLWEQLMNTFTLVLFSSIIAIVLGVPIGILMSKNNIAENSIKPILDFMQTMPGFVYLIPAVAFFGIGVVPGVFASVIFALPPTVRFTNLGIRQVPKELVEAADSFGSTGTQKLFKVELPLAKSTIMAGINQTVLLSLSMVVIASMIGAPGLGREVLSALQRAQVGNGFVAGLSLVIFAIIVDRLTQSLNQKK from the coding sequence ATGAGTAATTTATTAAATAATATCCCAAAAATTCAAGTGGCAGGCGCCGTTGAAAAAACAATGGATTGGCTAACGAGCACATTTTCAGGGTTGTTTAAAATTATACAAGAGAGCGGTAAATCTGTGATGGAAAGTGTGACAGCATTACTTACAGCTGTTCCCCCTGTCCTATTTATTTTACTTGTTGCAATACTTGCCTTTTTTGCTACGAGAAAAAAATTCGGCTTGCCGATTTTCTCTATTATCGGTTTGCTATTTATTTATAATCAAGGGTTATGGGAGCAATTAATGAATACATTTACCCTTGTACTTTTTTCAAGTATTATTGCCATCGTGCTTGGCGTACCCATTGGGATTTTAATGTCTAAAAATAATATTGCAGAAAATAGCATTAAACCGATTCTGGATTTCATGCAAACAATGCCCGGCTTTGTTTACTTAATTCCAGCCGTAGCCTTCTTTGGCATCGGTGTCGTACCGGGTGTTTTCGCCTCTGTTATTTTCGCACTCCCTCCTACTGTACGTTTTACAAACTTAGGTATTCGTCAAGTACCGAAAGAGCTTGTTGAAGCCGCCGATTCATTTGGTAGTACAGGGACACAAAAATTATTCAAAGTGGAATTACCACTTGCTAAATCAACGATAATGGCGGGTATTAACCAAACTGTTTTATTATCTTTATCGATGGTTGTCATCGCTTCAATGATTGGTGCACCGGGTCTAGGTCGTGAAGTACTATCTGCCCTGCAGCGTGCACAGGTAGGAAACGGCTTTGTCGCAGGATTAAGTTTAGTTATTTTTGCGATTATCGTAGACCGTTTAACACAAAGTTTAAACCAAAAGAAATAG
- a CDS encoding ferritin — translation MLSEKLHKALNEQMNYEFFSAHAYLAMAAYCTDQAYDGFANFFLVQAEEERFHAMKFYTFLSDMGYRATIDGFENPHNDFSSVLDSFEKALAHEKEVTRRIYNLMDIALDEREHATTAFLKWFIDEQVEEEASFDTLIAKLRRIENDSNAIFMLDAELANRTFTPEA, via the coding sequence ATGTTGTCAGAAAAACTACACAAAGCCTTAAATGAACAAATGAACTATGAATTTTTTTCGGCCCACGCATACTTAGCAATGGCTGCTTATTGCACAGACCAAGCGTATGATGGCTTTGCTAACTTCTTTTTAGTACAAGCAGAGGAAGAGCGTTTCCACGCGATGAAATTTTACACATTTTTAAGCGACATGGGCTACCGCGCAACAATCGATGGCTTTGAAAACCCACATAATGATTTTTCTTCCGTGTTAGATTCGTTTGAAAAGGCATTGGCACATGAGAAGGAAGTAACGCGTCGCATTTATAATTTAATGGATATCGCTTTAGATGAGCGCGAGCATGCAACTACGGCATTTTTAAAATGGTTTATCGATGAGCAGGTTGAAGAAGAAGCATCTTTCGACACACTTATCGCGAAACTACGCCGCATTGAAAACGACTCTAACGCAATTTTCATGCTAGATGCGGAATTAGCAAACCGCACATTTACACCTGAAGCATAA
- a CDS encoding DUF4179 domain-containing protein: MRKEKRLFEKLEQIEVPKDALKQARLLAISRRKKERQQRKRILQLAFSAALLFIALTISIRLSPQIAEATAKIPLLAPFVEMITYDKGMQDILANDYAEEIVVEDEQGGKKFIITSVVADETGLLIAYRFENNEPITHNIVFQEVNLMQNGEVLPAGVTMHFSGAEDKKMMESTLDFVFVENTRLHSNDFELVVQLNDPQKTTFNLPFTLSKQLALSKHYAVNKSLLIDNQEIYINSVHISPLRAEISFTIPETNSKRILDFELRLVDERGEEWGTMKNGTTGLGLVSSGTFTRFMQSSYFREPKSLTLIIENIEALEKGKDFIEVDFHKKQVLYVPEELDIKLEILTDTSINADYPLARKGQGKPLLTSLIDANGKEWWIVQSSSSIGDSAESKSSYMYEKGFANPVKMYIQNYPLFLNGSGEVGLPIGK, from the coding sequence ATGAGGAAGGAAAAGCGGCTATTTGAAAAGCTTGAGCAAATTGAAGTACCAAAAGATGCATTGAAGCAGGCAAGATTGCTTGCCATAAGCAGAAGGAAAAAGGAACGACAGCAACGAAAACGCATATTGCAGCTCGCATTTTCCGCAGCATTACTTTTCATTGCTCTGACAATTAGCATCCGACTTTCACCACAAATAGCCGAAGCAACAGCAAAAATACCATTGCTTGCTCCATTTGTTGAAATGATTACTTATGATAAGGGAATGCAGGATATTTTAGCGAATGATTACGCAGAGGAGATAGTTGTTGAAGATGAGCAGGGGGGCAAGAAATTTATAATAACGAGTGTAGTTGCAGATGAAACAGGTTTATTAATTGCATATCGCTTTGAAAATAATGAGCCAATTACTCATAATATTGTTTTTCAAGAAGTGAATTTAATGCAAAATGGGGAAGTACTACCTGCTGGTGTGACAATGCATTTTAGTGGCGCAGAGGATAAAAAGATGATGGAAAGTACACTAGATTTTGTTTTTGTAGAAAATACGAGGCTTCATAGCAATGATTTTGAGCTTGTTGTGCAATTAAATGACCCACAAAAGACAACGTTCAATTTGCCCTTTACTTTATCAAAGCAGCTAGCACTCAGTAAGCACTACGCTGTAAATAAATCGCTACTAATCGATAATCAAGAAATTTATATTAACAGTGTGCATATTTCGCCTTTACGTGCTGAAATTAGCTTCACAATACCTGAAACGAATTCAAAGCGCATTTTAGACTTTGAACTACGCTTAGTCGATGAGAGGGGAGAAGAATGGGGAACGATGAAAAATGGCACGACAGGACTTGGTTTAGTAAGCAGTGGTACTTTTACGCGTTTTATGCAAAGCAGCTATTTCCGCGAGCCAAAGTCGCTGACATTAATTATAGAAAATATTGAAGCCTTGGAGAAGGGCAAGGACTTTATCGAGGTTGATTTTCATAAAAAGCAAGTTTTATATGTGCCAGAGGAGCTAGACATAAAGCTAGAAATACTGACAGATACTTCCATTAATGCCGATTATCCATTAGCTAGAAAAGGGCAAGGTAAGCCTTTATTAACCTCTTTAATTGATGCAAATGGCAAGGAATGGTGGATAGTACAAAGCTCTTCTAGCATTGGAGATAGTGCGGAAAGTAAAAGCTCTTATATGTATGAAAAAGGTTTTGCTAATCCAGTTAAAATGTATATTCAAAACTATCCGCTGTTTCTAAATGGAAGTGGAGAAGTCGGGCTGCCAATAGGGAAATGA
- a CDS encoding glycine betaine ABC transporter substrate-binding protein — protein MKKNKWFLGLTAISAAVALAACGDGSSSSDGDSLGKINLAYVEWDTEVASTHVVGQVLEEIGYDVTLTPLDNAIMWESVSKGEADAMVAGWLPATHGAQLEKYGDNLEHLGENLKGAKIGLVVPSYMEVSSIDDLTVEASSTITGIEAGAGVMSATETALSSYPNLADWSLLPSSSGAMTVALDQAISNNEEIIVTGWSPHWKFASYDLKYLEDPKGAFGGEETINTFARKGLEQDAPEAYKVLDAFEWASEDIEEVMLAINNGENPKDAANDWIEKNRDKVDAWIKDVK, from the coding sequence ATGAAGAAGAACAAATGGTTTTTAGGATTAACAGCAATAAGTGCAGCGGTAGCATTGGCTGCATGTGGAGATGGTTCATCATCTAGCGATGGTGATAGCTTAGGTAAAATTAATTTAGCCTATGTTGAATGGGACACAGAAGTTGCTTCAACGCATGTTGTTGGGCAAGTGTTAGAGGAAATTGGCTATGATGTTACATTAACACCATTAGACAACGCTATTATGTGGGAGTCTGTCTCAAAAGGTGAAGCAGATGCAATGGTAGCAGGTTGGCTTCCAGCAACGCATGGTGCACAGCTTGAGAAATATGGTGATAATCTTGAGCATCTTGGGGAAAATTTAAAGGGTGCTAAAATTGGCTTAGTCGTGCCAAGCTATATGGAAGTAAGCTCAATTGATGATTTGACAGTTGAAGCAAGCTCTACAATTACAGGTATCGAAGCTGGTGCTGGTGTGATGAGCGCTACAGAAACTGCACTTAGCAGCTATCCTAACTTAGCAGACTGGTCATTGCTTCCATCATCTTCAGGTGCGATGACAGTTGCACTTGACCAAGCAATTTCAAACAATGAGGAAATTATCGTTACAGGCTGGTCACCACACTGGAAATTTGCCTCTTATGACTTAAAATATTTGGAGGACCCAAAAGGTGCCTTTGGTGGCGAGGAAACAATTAATACATTTGCACGAAAAGGTTTAGAGCAAGATGCACCTGAAGCGTATAAGGTACTAGATGCCTTTGAATGGGCTTCAGAAGATATTGAAGAAGTGATGCTTGCCATTAACAATGGAGAAAATCCAAAAGATGCAGCAAACGATTGGATTGAAAAGAACCGCGATAAAGTAGATGCATGGATTAAAGATGTAAAATAA
- a CDS encoding sigma-70 family RNA polymerase sigma factor → MDEESLLQLLEIQEERFYKISYAYLRNEQDALDAYQELVYRALKHRYKVQQPQYMKTWLVRVLINICLDMKKKRGVTVALEPTLEPIVYDAHSVELDELLAQLSPVEQELIYLKYVEDLKNQDIAARQNIPEGTVKSRIHTTLKKLRHFWKEERG, encoded by the coding sequence ATGGATGAAGAAAGCTTGCTTCAGCTACTTGAAATACAGGAAGAGCGCTTTTATAAAATTAGCTACGCCTATTTACGCAATGAGCAGGATGCGCTTGATGCCTATCAGGAGCTTGTTTATCGCGCATTAAAGCATAGGTATAAAGTACAGCAGCCACAATACATGAAGACATGGCTTGTGCGTGTGCTAATTAATATTTGTCTAGACATGAAAAAGAAGCGGGGGGTCACAGTAGCATTAGAGCCTACTTTAGAGCCAATTGTATACGATGCACATTCGGTTGAGCTAGATGAATTACTAGCACAGCTTTCCCCAGTAGAGCAGGAGCTAATTTACTTGAAATATGTAGAAGATTTAAAAAATCAAGATATTGCCGCGCGTCAAAATATACCTGAAGGAACAGTAAAATCAAGAATACATACGACATTGAAAAAGCTACGTCATTTTTGGAAGGAGGAAAGAGGATGA
- a CDS encoding quaternary amine ABC transporter ATP-binding protein codes for MEKLKVEHVTKIFGKQTTNALKLVEQQKSKTEILEKTGATVGVYDANFTVNEGEIFVIMGLSGSGKSTLIRLLNRLIDPTSGKVYIDGQNITSLSKGELQNIRREKMSMVFQNFGLFPHRTILENTEYGLEVRGVSKEQRRLKAEKALQNAGLLAYKDQFPSQLSGGMQQRVGLARALANDPEILLMDEAFSALDPLIRKDMQDELLELQSNVQKTIIFITHDLNEALRIGDRIAIMKDGKIMQIGTGEEILTNPANDYIRTFLEDVDRSKVLTAENVMVRPMTINIENDGPKVALQRMREEEISVLIAVDRLRQFKGYITANDALEAAKNGLKTVQSFVKTDMPTVDSSTLIQEILPIISDCPTPVAVVDEGKLRGILIRGVIIESLASSSQGGESNE; via the coding sequence ATGGAAAAATTAAAGGTAGAGCATGTCACCAAAATTTTTGGCAAACAGACTACAAATGCATTAAAGCTTGTCGAGCAGCAAAAAAGCAAAACAGAAATTCTTGAAAAAACGGGTGCAACTGTCGGTGTGTATGATGCCAATTTCACCGTTAATGAGGGTGAAATTTTTGTTATTATGGGGCTTTCAGGCAGTGGTAAATCGACTCTTATCCGTTTGTTAAATCGGCTGATTGATCCAACTAGTGGAAAGGTTTATATTGATGGACAAAATATTACCTCTTTAAGTAAAGGTGAACTTCAAAATATTCGCCGTGAAAAAATGAGCATGGTATTTCAAAACTTCGGTCTATTCCCCCACCGTACAATCCTTGAAAATACAGAGTACGGCTTAGAAGTAAGAGGAGTTTCCAAAGAGCAAAGACGATTGAAAGCAGAAAAAGCTTTACAAAATGCAGGCTTATTAGCATATAAGGACCAATTTCCTAGCCAGCTATCAGGAGGTATGCAGCAGCGTGTCGGTCTTGCACGCGCATTAGCAAATGACCCTGAAATTTTATTAATGGATGAAGCCTTTTCTGCACTCGATCCATTAATTCGCAAAGATATGCAGGATGAATTATTAGAGCTTCAGTCAAATGTTCAGAAAACGATTATTTTTATTACCCATGACCTTAATGAAGCATTGCGTATCGGTGACCGCATAGCCATTATGAAAGACGGAAAAATTATGCAAATTGGCACTGGTGAGGAAATTTTAACGAATCCAGCTAATGACTATATCCGTACATTTTTAGAAGATGTTGACCGTTCAAAGGTATTAACAGCAGAAAATGTAATGGTGCGTCCAATGACTATTAATATTGAAAATGATGGACCGAAAGTTGCCCTACAGCGTATGCGTGAGGAAGAAATAAGCGTCTTAATTGCCGTTGATAGGCTACGCCAATTTAAAGGCTATATTACAGCAAATGATGCATTAGAGGCCGCTAAAAACGGGCTGAAAACAGTGCAATCATTTGTCAAAACAGATATGCCTACAGTGGATTCCTCAACTTTAATTCAAGAGATTTTACCGATTATATCGGACTGCCCAACACCTGTTGCGGTTGTCGATGAAGGTAAACTACGCGGCATTTTAATACGTGGTGTCATTATCGAATCACTTGCCTCATCATCACAAGGGGGTGAGTCGAATGAGTAA
- a CDS encoding beta-carotene 15,15'-monooxygenase has translation MTFWQTKQNWLWLFFALIVLSNVTLYSTSFGHAIVMLEPNSVVIGSLIDLIIVAPLIFILAKKHYSLKLFIALMAIGCVLARFIIPQAILAPFSSITWLGIGAELIIIAIELLLISSFIIYLPKIMQSTCLSNAPLIFSFPQAVDQHVKRHPLIHVLCSELLMFYYALFSWRKKITNGYTLHKKTSYIAFQAMMIHAIILETLGIHWWLHSKYPVLSFILLIFNVYSVLFLLADLQAVRLNPTIIRNDTLYLSLGIMKRAAIPLTQITEIVTDASQFEEKLPKDMAQFIAKDFEAVKPSVIIYCKNPVSVVLPFGFEKHYHQIAIKVDDAHGFIEDLKTRLAAN, from the coding sequence ATGACATTTTGGCAAACAAAGCAAAACTGGCTATGGCTATTTTTTGCATTAATTGTATTGAGTAATGTTACGCTCTATAGTACATCGTTCGGGCATGCCATCGTTATGCTTGAGCCAAACAGTGTTGTTATAGGCTCATTAATTGATTTAATCATTGTTGCACCGCTTATTTTCATTCTAGCCAAAAAGCATTATAGCCTGAAATTGTTTATCGCTTTAATGGCTATCGGCTGTGTACTCGCTCGCTTCATTATTCCACAGGCGATTCTTGCACCATTTTCAAGTATTACATGGCTCGGTATTGGCGCAGAGCTCATCATAATAGCAATTGAGCTCTTGCTCATTAGCTCATTTATTATTTATTTGCCGAAAATTATGCAATCGACATGTTTGAGCAACGCACCATTAATATTTTCTTTTCCACAAGCAGTTGACCAGCATGTGAAGCGTCATCCACTAATTCACGTGCTATGCTCAGAGCTACTTATGTTTTACTATGCATTATTTAGCTGGCGTAAAAAAATAACGAACGGCTATACATTGCATAAAAAAACAAGCTATATCGCCTTCCAAGCAATGATGATTCATGCTATCATCCTTGAAACATTAGGCATCCATTGGTGGCTACATAGTAAATATCCTGTATTGTCGTTTATTTTACTTATTTTCAATGTGTACTCGGTGCTATTCCTCCTTGCAGACTTACAGGCTGTACGCTTAAATCCAACAATAATTCGCAACGATACGCTTTATTTATCGCTCGGCATTATGAAACGTGCCGCAATACCGTTAACGCAAATTACAGAAATTGTTACGGATGCTAGTCAATTTGAAGAAAAACTGCCGAAGGATATGGCACAATTTATCGCCAAGGATTTTGAAGCTGTAAAACCGAGTGTCATAATATATTGCAAAAACCCTGTTTCTGTCGTTCTACCATTTGGCTTCGAAAAGCATTACCATCAAATTGCAATCAAAGTTGACGACGCACATGGATTTATTGAGGATTTAAAAACAAGATTAGCAGCTAACTAA
- a CDS encoding sigma factor regulator N-terminal domain-containing protein — translation MEEKSIFERDADFSSLVKTAKRKSLKKTILISIIVTVLIIVLLWGVLVASIYFMNKRIDTQLNELSTELYVQGANIDINAVSYDNFLVATKTSSKLYKQVGPHIINWDSRDYFYTILGAKTALQTGNAVALNGSPVYSHGQRTIAFHMPTEPTDKNDFDYIADLPGYYNIEVAVSFKEQLSLLDMWEQFPTAQWAWLIDEGLYDEMEEAKKELEKLPDNAMFPMDISEVNDTRAYGFPILHHKTITNNPIESAEAYIAQLNYRDGYPVDVVRGIIGKEAPKDWLIAGVVLTGKQEELLPYLQQNSVHTVRIGVVIPY, via the coding sequence ATGGAGGAAAAATCAATTTTTGAACGGGATGCTGATTTTTCAAGCCTTGTGAAAACAGCAAAGCGTAAATCATTGAAAAAAACAATACTCATTTCAATTATCGTTACAGTTCTAATTATTGTTTTATTATGGGGAGTGCTTGTAGCAAGTATTTATTTTATGAACAAGCGAATTGATACGCAGTTAAATGAGCTTTCGACAGAGCTTTATGTTCAAGGGGCAAACATTGATATAAATGCTGTGAGCTATGATAATTTCCTAGTGGCAACTAAAACATCATCAAAGCTTTATAAACAAGTTGGACCGCATATTATTAATTGGGACTCTCGCGATTATTTTTATACGATTTTAGGGGCCAAAACAGCTCTACAAACAGGGAATGCCGTTGCTTTAAATGGTTCTCCGGTTTATTCTCATGGCCAACGCACCATTGCATTCCATATGCCAACAGAGCCAACCGATAAAAATGATTTCGACTATATCGCAGATTTACCAGGCTATTATAATATTGAAGTAGCAGTTTCTTTTAAGGAGCAGCTATCTTTGCTGGATATGTGGGAGCAGTTTCCCACAGCACAATGGGCTTGGTTAATTGATGAAGGCCTATATGATGAAATGGAAGAAGCCAAAAAAGAGCTGGAAAAATTACCTGACAATGCGATGTTTCCAATGGATATAAGCGAGGTCAATGATACTCGCGCATACGGCTTCCCGATTTTACATCATAAAACAATAACTAATAACCCTATTGAATCGGCTGAAGCTTATATCGCACAGTTGAATTATAGGGATGGATACCCTGTCGATGTAGTACGCGGCATAATTGGGAAAGAAGCGCCTAAGGATTGGCTCATTGCTGGTGTTGTTTTAACCGGTAAGCAAGAGGAGCTTTTACCTTATTTACAGCAAAACAGCGTACATACTGTTCGTATCGGCGTTGTGATTCCATATTAA